From a single Apium graveolens cultivar Ventura chromosome 2, ASM990537v1, whole genome shotgun sequence genomic region:
- the LOC141695872 gene encoding uncharacterized protein LOC141695872: MARVDDLNDRMAGMGIEDEENTELIFDEEAEDVSNKFETCLVGRFLTEKGLNVRAMKSKLADIWRPPRGITIKDLKPGVYLFQFYHVDDLEWVLNGGPWSFDGAMLVLSRVGANEDPLEVQLFNLQFWIQLFGVPAGLMTELAGKQLGNFFGSFSAYDPNNNTSIWRECMWIKISIDVRQPLKRKKKICRKNGTECIVQCKYERLGDFCFVCGLVTHTERFCSKKINTTASADTREWGAWLRAPARRAGGQDRSKFLRDERDVDWGANQGSSNVQQRFFGGFG, from the coding sequence ATGGCGAGAGTAGACGATCTTAATGACAGAATGGCGGGGATGGGTATTGAGGATGAGGAGAATACTGAACTCATCTTTGATGAGGAGGCGGAGGATGTTTCGAATAAGTTTGAGACATGTCTGGTAGGTCGTTTCTTAACAGAGAAGGGTTTGAATGTTAGGGCTATGAAGTCCAAGCTTGCAGACATCTGGCGCCCTCCACGAGGAATAACCATTAAAGATTTGAAACCAGGTGTATACTTATTCCAGTTTTATCATGTTGATGATTTGGAGTGGGTCTTAAATGGTGGACCATGGTCCTTCGACGGGGCAATGCTTGTCCTTAGTAGGGTTGGAGCCAACGAGGATCCTCTGGAGGTTCAGCTATTTAACCTTCAATTTTGGATTCAGCTTTTTGGTGTGCCTGCAGGATTAATGACGGAGTTAGCCGGAAAACAGCTTGGTAATTTCTTTGGGTCATTCAGTGCTTATGATCCGAATAACAACACAAGCATTTGGCGAGAATGTATGTGGATTAAGATTAGTATTGATGTGCGCCAACCTttaaaaaggaagaaaaagatctGCAGGAAGAATGGCACGGAATGTATTGTTCAGTGTAAGTATGAACGTCTTGGAGATTTCTGTTTTGTGTGCGGATTGGTGACTCATACTGAACGATTCTGTTCAAAGAAAATCAACACGACAGCAAGTGCTGACACAAGAGAATGGGGGGCATGGCTTCGTGCTCCGGCGAGGAGGGCAGGTGGCCAAGATCGGAGTAAATTTTTACGGGATGAAAGAGATGTTGATTGGGGCGCAAATCAAGGAAGTTCTAACGTCCAGCAGCGTTTTTTCGGGGGATTTGGATAA